A window of the Spirochaetota bacterium genome harbors these coding sequences:
- a CDS encoding 2-oxoacid:acceptor oxidoreductase family protein: MLVKILFAGSGGQGVLTMGNILGNAAMLEDFYVTFLPAYGAAMRGGTANCTVSISDAEIASPVASAPDFVVALNHPSAAAFSARLEPGGQMLYNSDLAGELTGRGDVTMFPVPANEIARKIGSDRSANMVMLGAFIKLTNALKVDSIYKSVEYMLGERKKLVEITNRAVEEGYNGFPFGNGSL; the protein is encoded by the coding sequence ATGCTGGTAAAAATATTATTCGCGGGCAGCGGCGGGCAGGGCGTTCTCACCATGGGCAACATCCTCGGCAACGCCGCGATGCTCGAAGACTTTTATGTAACCTTCCTTCCCGCCTACGGCGCCGCCATGCGCGGCGGGACGGCGAACTGCACCGTCAGCATCTCCGACGCGGAGATCGCCTCGCCTGTGGCCTCGGCTCCCGATTTCGTCGTGGCGCTCAACCATCCCTCGGCGGCGGCCTTCAGCGCCAGGCTCGAGCCGGGCGGGCAGATGCTCTACAACTCGGATCTCGCGGGCGAGCTGACCGGACGCGGCGATGTAACCATGTTTCCCGTGCCCGCAAACGAGATTGCAAGGAAAATCGGCAGCGATCGCTCGGCCAACATGGTGATGCTGGGCGCCTTTATAAAGTTGACAAACGCCCTGAAAGTGGATTCTATTTATAAAAGCGTCGAGTATATGCTGGGCGAGAGGAAAAAACTGGTGGAGATCACCAACCGCGCCGTCGAGGAGGGTTACAACGGCTTTCCCTTCGGCAACGGTTCACTCTAA
- a CDS encoding amino acid-binding protein: protein MPITQVSVSVANRPGKLNEICDILEKEQINIKAIMASSVMNPVQVHMIVSDPAKAETVLRSSGLNVSTREVIAVATPDHPGGLNAVLRSLIESSVNVETLYPFINLRGEEAIIIIEVDKINEAKEVLKKHWVKTFGAEIYKS from the coding sequence ATGCCCATTACCCAGGTGAGCGTTTCGGTCGCGAATAGGCCGGGAAAACTCAACGAGATCTGCGATATCCTCGAGAAAGAGCAGATCAATATAAAAGCCATCATGGCGTCCTCCGTCATGAACCCGGTGCAGGTGCATATGATTGTAAGCGATCCGGCAAAGGCCGAAACCGTGCTCCGCTCGAGCGGGCTCAACGTCAGCACGCGCGAGGTAATCGCCGTGGCGACTCCCGACCATCCCGGGGGGCTGAACGCCGTTTTACGGTCGCTCATTGAGTCCAGCGTGAACGTGGAGACCCTCTATCCTTTCATTAACCTGCGGGGCGAGGAGGCCATCATAATCATCGAGGTCGACAAGATCAACGAGGCCAAGGAAGTATTAAAGAAGCACTGGGTCAAGACCTTCGGCGCCGAGATATACAAGTCCTGA
- a CDS encoding thiamine pyrophosphate-dependent enzyme: MKLLNKWPIYYKRDVVTHYCSGCGHGVVHRIIAELLEEMDLGKRAVCVNPAGCAVLAYKYFDIDMIESAHGRGTAIATGIKRVKPELFVFTYQGDGDLSAIGTAETIHSANRGEQITVVFINNAVYGMTGGQMAPTTLLGQKTTTTPGGRDPKFDGYPLHITDMIAQFPGVIYAERTAINGPAGIQRTKKAIRTAFQVQVDGLGYSIIEVLSACPTNWKMSTEDSFKWINEVMVKEFVPGVLTDKRGGAA; encoded by the coding sequence ATGAAACTGCTGAACAAATGGCCGATTTACTATAAAAGGGACGTGGTTACCCATTACTGTTCCGGTTGCGGGCACGGCGTCGTGCATCGCATCATTGCGGAGCTTTTAGAAGAGATGGACCTGGGCAAGCGGGCAGTCTGCGTCAACCCGGCCGGGTGCGCGGTGCTCGCTTACAAGTACTTCGACATCGATATGATCGAGTCGGCGCACGGCAGGGGCACGGCCATCGCCACCGGAATAAAGCGCGTCAAGCCCGAGCTCTTCGTGTTTACCTACCAGGGCGACGGCGACCTCTCGGCGATAGGCACCGCCGAGACGATCCACTCGGCCAACCGCGGCGAGCAGATAACGGTCGTCTTCATCAACAACGCCGTCTACGGCATGACCGGCGGCCAGATGGCTCCCACAACGCTGCTTGGCCAGAAGACCACGACGACCCCGGGGGGCCGCGACCCGAAGTTCGACGGATATCCTCTCCATATAACAGACATGATAGCGCAGTTTCCCGGTGTAATCTACGCCGAGCGCACCGCGATAAACGGCCCGGCCGGCATACAAAGGACGAAAAAGGCCATACGGACGGCCTTCCAGGTGCAGGTGGACGGTCTCGGCTATTCAATCATCGAAGTGCTTTCAGCGTGCCCCACCAACTGGAAGATGAGTACGGAGGACTCGTTCAAATGGATCAACGAAGTGATGGTTAAGGAGTTTGTTCCCGGCGTGCTTACCGACAAGAGGGGAGGGGCTGCCTGA